Sequence from the Erythrolamprus reginae isolate rEryReg1 chromosome 2, rEryReg1.hap1, whole genome shotgun sequence genome:
tctgatgattCACCAGGCATGAATTCTGAGTGaatcttttcccacaatcaggacattcaaaaggtttctctcctttgtgagtcctctggtgtctaatCAAATTGGAATTcaaattgaaacatttcccacaatcacgACActtaaagggtttttctcctgtgtgaatcctctggtgatcCAACAGGTGGGAATTTGcagtgaaacctttcccacaatcaggacattcaaaaggtttctctcctgtgtgagtcctctgatgaatcaccaggcttgaattgcgactgaaacctttcccacaatcaagacattcaaatggtttctctcctgtgtgagtcctctgatgaatcaccaggcttgaaatctgactgaaacctttcccacagtcaggacattcaaaaggtttctctcctgtgtgagtcctctgatgaatcaccaggcttgaattgaaactgaaacctttcccacagtcaggacattcaaatggtttttctcctgtgtgagtcctctgatgaatcaccaggcttgaaatctgactgaaacctttcccacagtcaggacattcaaagggtttctctcctgtgtgagtcctctgatgaatcaccaggcttgaattgaaactgaaacctttcccacagtcaggacattcaaaaggtttctctcctgtgtgagtcctctgatgaacCACCAGTcttgaattgaaactgaaacctttcccacaatcaggacattcaaagggtttctctcctgtgtgagtcctctggtgaccCAACAGGTGGGAATTTGCAGTGAAACTTTTCcgacaatcaggacattcaaaaggtttcattTTTTGTACATCTTTTGTTGCACGGAGCTTTGATTCAAACTATTGTTTTCTTCCGCAGAGAGAAAGGCCTGCATTACTGTTTACAGACCTGCATTAGAGTCTATCTTTTGTGGCCCTCCAATTGTCTTTTTCCTACCCACTCACTTCTAGATATTATTctctttttctgaatccaaaaatGTAATCTTCTTTGAGTTTTTCATATAATCTATTGTCGAGTTCTGCACACAATACTTTTTCCAATTTGAAATCTCTTCTTGATTTTCTCCCCTTTGTCTCTCATCAGCTGGAGAATTGTGGGCTTTTCTGAAGGCTCAATTTGCTTTCAATTTCAAAGTGGCTGATTATTCTCAGCCCTCCAATGATTCAGCAGGCTTGAGTTAAATCTGAAAGTTTTCCCACATTGAGGACATTGCTTTGATTTTCAAAGTTGCTGGTTATTCTCAGTTGTCCCGAGTGCTCTTATTGGTATTCTCTTCATCTGTAAGATTGAAAACAAAAGTGTAAGTTTAAAATTGTTTCTTTAGAAAACGGttgcagaacatgtgaaaaaAGCGTACATTACAATCCAACATGCCACAATGCTGAAATAGCTTCTAATGTTAATTATGATTCATTTGATACAGTGCAGATCTCTCAGATCCAAATTCAAATATACATTCAATCAGGAAATAAACTTGTTGACTTGGGTCAATaacatcccgcttgttcatattgatacctcccgcttaccagagaTCTGGAAACCAgctctcaaacgtatcccagccatagaaaccagactcagaaaacaaattgcaaaacaatcaagtagcctgcaagttccaactactcaggatatcacgcctaatctacaaccattaactaatcagcatacctcagctacatcaacgaccccagattttaccccactgactcaccaggaagtttctacacagaagacaattgctgagccatcaaaccatacccagccaccagtatttatagaaggaaggcagctcaggtctcgcagtgttcgcctgagaacaaggacagaaacaccagcctgaagatgacgagtgggacctcgtcgaaacgtcgccagaaatttccaaatcctacacgggaagaaaccagaatataccaagaccgtcatagctgtacccgtgaaaatctacgaaaacagacagacagacacacacacacacacatatatatatacatacagtggttcgacaaaagttcgggtggccactgagaagccccgctgcctggcggggcttctcggcgtcctcccgaacccgaacaacaaacccgaacttttgccgaacgtccaggttcggcgttcgtgaggccaccaagaagccccactgtcgccttttgaaacatctgggggacttctcggcggccacctgaacgccgaacccggaagttcagcaaaagttcggggtcggcgttcgGTTCATGAGGAGGCCGAGAAgtcccaccgcccggctgttagctttttgaaacagccgcggagctgtcgggccggtcgggaggctagaaaggaggtggggaatcccaatagggaattccatgggtggagctttgacgtcacaaagacgtccttcctggccggccgaagtTTCTCTTCATATGCAGATGAGGAGCAGAAGCCATACGTCCctaaccaaaaagacctcaacgatCTGATCAGAGACTTGGTCTCACCAAGTCCAACGCTGAGCTTCTGACATCAAGACTCAAGCAATGGAATTTATTAGATAAAAGCTTCTGTTTCTATagaaaaaatgcataattttcattgccatggtcacaaaagcgaagtttatgatgaatgtaagcattttttaaatttgttttagacataagcaattggaatataacatttaaaagctgggaacaaaatttgtgttacagGCCAGACTGGTGGACTTTTGGTTGTGATCCTATCCTCAAATCTAAAGAGCAGTTGGAATCGGAAGAATGTTTGCCATTGATTTATATATGTACAATCGAAATAAATATTTGAACTAGACAAAAAGAGTTATGGATACGATTTTGTGAAAAATgtattagaaattggaaatgaATTGTTGAACATATTGTTGTAAGGTTTATAAACTGCTATTGAAATTGGATGTCAGCCCTGGGACCCATCTTTTCTTTTGGATCTTCAGTGCTATCAAATTTAGTGCATGGGAAATAGGGAGGGGGGGTTGTGACCTGACTGATATTTATAGCCAtaacaaccttccttccttccttccttcctccctccctccctccttccttccttggctgcccttctcctcgcagactcggggcagagtAAATTTCTCTGGGAGTCAAGGAGGTTCAGTCTACACCTGGATAGACGCACAGGGAATGTCTCCAATTGGGACAGTGGAATGATTGGATCGTGTGATGGATATGTGGGTGCAGTGTATGGAACTGTgattttcttttgggtggggaaaaccgaaagctttcagattcaggtttttcCAAATGTGCCGACATGACATCTTCTATAAATTCAAACTTTGAGGAATTGCCTGCCTCGGAGTCTTCATTGGTTGAGAGTGTTACATGGAACCCTGACATTGAATTTGCAGAATGGGTGGGTAAAGCATTGTATGATTCAGTGGATAAGGAAATAATGCTTGAACACTGGAAGAATAGATTTACAGAAGGATTCTATTAGAAGGATTTCTAGTCCAAccatctgctcaggcaggaagctcTATACCAAATGGTTTTATGATGTTGGTGCCTAAAATTAAAGAATGTATAAAGGCACcttgaatgttggaaatgtaaataagaaaatttatcatttatggtggacatgtggcatAGAAATATTGGAGGGCGgtgtataagtcaaataaattaaattaaatcttaatACAGAAGATTattaaagagaacataaaagataaaaaaaataaaagttttctttTAATACCAGTAACCTTAAACACTCACTGAACCATCTGATCCCATTtcccagagaaaaaaaaataccgaGACCCtcaaaacccttttgacatctaaatTAAAGATAACACCCACTATCAATGTTTACCTTTATTCTATGTATTAAAAAAACTATAGTGttttgcatttatgaaatcaatgactTGTTACAGAGAAACacattttttatttctgcatgcaagaAAAAGATTTTGAACTTTAGCTGGGAATGCCACAAATGGGGATCCTGAATGTGGTAGACTGAAACTATAAATGTACACCTCCTTTTCTTGCGCCATCATAACCACAGGAACTGCTGACTTCTTCAGGTCACTGAACAAGTGTTACAATGACCACTAATTTGTGGACCAGATGTATATCTGCCTttacagtgccattgtaactgtgaAGGCTCAGGGAACAAATGGTAAGGGAGGGTTACCTATACAACTGAACATCCCAAAGGTTCtcaaagctattttttaaaaagtgctgccTTAAACACTGTTGAAACTGATTAATACATGGATGGGGCACCAATAGGAAATGCCATGGTTATTGGACAGATATGGAAACAAAAAAGGAAACATCCCAGAAGATATTTCTGGGGATTTCCAATATTAGTGTCAAAAAACCCAGCATGTCCATAACACAActtcagagttggaagagatcttggagattTTCTAGATCTAGATCAATCTCCTGCTCAGTCAGGAGAACCCCTACCATTCtggataaatggctgtccagtttcttcttggaGGTTCCTGAGGAATCTCTCATGCAAAAGATGGAGGATGATTAGAtttgagcagtgtttcccaaccttggcaacttggagatatctgaacttcaactcccagaattccccagccagcattcgctggatggggaattctgggagttgaagtccaaatatcttcaagttgccaaggttggggaacactggatTAGAGGGTCAGCTATACTGGACTTAATACTTACCAACAGGAAGGTTCATTTCACGAGAAGAAATGGAAGAGCAACAATCATGACTGGGGGCTTGAGgcgaaaacatatgaagagcagttgtaggaattgggtaGGTCTAGTCTGGTGAAAAGAAGGGTTAGAAGTGagatcttccaatacttgaggtcctgccagaaagaaaagaagagattaCCTCCCAAAGCACCACAAGGCAAGACAACACCTAATGGATGGAAACCAGTGAAGGAGAGAAGCATTCTAGGAACAAGAGGAAATTTCGTGACAGCGAACAGTGGAAGGGCTTGGCTTCCCAAGCAGTGGGTGCTCCACAATGGaggcttttaataataataatataataataagatACTTTGACGAACATACTACACAGCCATTTGTCTAAAACGCTCTAAGTTCCCACGCTGGAGGAGGCGGTTGGACTACAGGACCGCCAAGCTCACATCCAACTGTGTTTTTATATATTCTAGAtgcttctctgcttcctcgcTGCGGAGGAAACCAAGCCGCCTTTCTTGCTCCCAGCCTCTCCTCCCACCCGTCCCCAACTCACCCACCAGCTGCTGCTGCGACTCTCTGAAGAGCGCAGAAGATACTCGGCGGACCACCGTCCTCCCGTGAGCGACCCGCTACCATTAATGATTAagcccttctctctcctttctagcAATGCTAGACTTGATGGTTTTAACCCCTTAAAAAGCTCAACGCCAGAGGCCTCTCCTTACTGTAGCGACGGCTTTCTAGGCGCCCGTGTTGCCCGTCTGTCGCCATCTCCCGGTAGGAGGGGGTAAAACAGGCTCGTCCCGTCTCTACCTGTTGAGGCATTTGCAAGACGTTTTCACGGATTACATGCCATCAACTCACTTTGAGCAACCCACCTTTGCAATGCATCAAAGTGAAATAGTGAAACTTGGCGAGATTAGCTACATGCCGAGCCCTGAACGTTCGGGAAGTTCTTACAGAATAAACCAATTATCCAATCAGAGGAGACTTTACTATTCCGGATACATGGTTCtccagtctcctcttaaaaatCTCCTCCGAtacagcacccacaacttctggaggaaggaCATTCCactgaataaatataatataaacttaAATATAACAGTGgcacttgtatcctaagatttttatttatattgtttcttcgttgcttatttgacccctatgacaatcattaagtgttgtaccaccattgacaaatgtatctttttcttttatgtacactgagaacatctgcaccaagacaaattccttgtgtgtccaatcacacttggccaacaaaaattatattcctattctattctataactcaAAATAAGAGGGGGGATAAACAATGGAAGGCAAATCTCCCCCTTCTGCAGACAAACCATTCTACTGAGAAATTgttcagacttgaaattcttggtttagacaacttacaactccatcgtctacgttccgacttaattatacttcataaaatcatataccaaaatgtcctacctgttaacgacttcttcaccttcaaccgcaacaacacacgagcacgaaatcgatttaaactaaatgtcaaccactccaaacttgactgcaaaaaattcgacttcagcaacagagtaatcaacgcctggaatgcactacctgattctgtggtttctactcctaaccccaaaacctttaaccttagactatctacaactgatctctcctcctttctaagaggtctgtaaggggcgtgcataagcgcaccactgtgcctaccgtccctgtcctattgtctagtttttatcattacttatctaatgttttatatgtacaaattatcaccctataattgtttgacagacaaataaataaataaaataaataaaatacccacaggaagtttctcctcaattctaggTTGGATCCTTTTCTGTCCTATTCTCAGGAGCTCTGAAGAATAGGCTGCCATCCCCCATCCTtcgttttgtttgtgtgtgtcagcccagctcagttgtggttgtatgtcaaggattacctgtaatatctgttggaagaaatatccttcTGAGTTCAGTTCCGAGTGAGGAAAGAGACGCTGAGTTCATGGtagttgcttggaaagaaagtTTAATGATGGACAGAATCACATACCTTGAAAACGTTgagtaaagggaaaaaaacaggggAAGAGATGTGGAGTGGGCTGAATTTTATACCCTCTCTGGgcttttgaatttgagcttgtattctgatttattttatttttatttatttattttgtccaatacacaataatacacaatgaaggtaatagaggacaccttcgaggaaatagaattagagaaagaatagctgagagagtataggataaaataatggatgagagaatagaagaaagatatagggatagaagagaagatatatgggatataggagagacaatacgacaggggtcggaaggcactctagtgcacttatgtacgccccttactgacctcttaggaatctggagaggtcaaccgtagacagtctaagggtaaaatgttgggggttaggggatagtccggtaatgagttccatacttcaacaactctattactaaagtcgtattttttacagttgtCAGGTTGTCAGGCTCCCACTGGGCCATGTAGGGGGATTTGTGTAGTCTGTCCTGAGTCCCATGCTTGGTTGAGCATTGCTGTGTGATGTAATATTCCCAGCTACTATGTGCTGAGTTCTGTTACTAGATGGGTAGAGGACTAATCCTAtctttgttggatcttgggtgatccaactgccttctaccgcacgaatcccagcggccgataaggtcacacagagttggccttctccgggtcccgtcgtttggcgggccccaagggaagaaccttctctgtggcggccccggccctctggaatcaatttcccccagagattagaacggcccccaccctccttgtcttctgcaagttacttaagacccacctatatcgccaggcatgggggaactaagacatctccccaggcttattatatttcatgtttgatgtgtatgtgccgtatggtttttaattgttgaggtttttatatattttattattagatttgttccattgttatactgtttttattactgctgtgaactgccccgagtcttcggagaggggcggcatacaaacctaataaattaaattgaattgaattccctatggatagagcagaggtgggttctttctgattgtagcgacctgctggtgaggttgttctggtttcaggctaattcaAGTAATAAACGATTGCTCAATGCATCTCTTTGTAAAAACACAAtatcttcttctttatttctctttgtccTCTCATTCATACACCAACTTTGCACGCAGtgctttcttttctcatctctatcTTTACTGCCAAATTATATTGATAGTATCAAAAACAttacacaagtcattctaaaatttatgggctgatCAGTGTTAGCCAGCTGTATCCACAAATCCATCCCATGGCCCGGCCAAGGTTGAATCCCAGGCACACTGAAAATAATGGCTTTTTCCAGGACATAGCCATGTGGCCATCGGATGCGGATCCTGGCCTTTTTCATCAACATTAGGTTCAGAGATATTCCAAGGGTATGGAGGAGGCTGTGAGGCCTAGTGGGGTGGGAGTCAGGCCTAGGGACTGTGGGGACacagcaggaggggaaaaaagcctttggggaatctgtgtgtgtgtgggaaaggCTTGTGGAGATCTTGGGGAGGAGGGAAATACCTATAAGGACCCTGTGGAAGAGAGCAAGGCTTGGAGGGACGCTATGGAGATGGAAGATCttgataacaaacaaacaaaaacaaaaaccagacaTTTCACCTCcatcaaattaatatttttgagtgAATGATCAAAGATCAAATTTAAGCCTTATCTAAACTCATCAATCTTTGCCTTGAAAAAAACCCATACAGTATTCCTTTATCAaagaaatattttctcttgtttttcttcATTCATAGATCTACTTCTGAGATAAtgtatctttcagtaaaatgaatcAGGCTCCAACTTAAATAATCCATTTCTCACCTACACTTCCAATGacagatgaaaaatgaaatatttgcctTCTCTAAATTCATCACCTTTTGCCTAATATGgaccttttttactttttctccTGTGTGTACACCTGTATTACTTATAAGTCATTTGTATGGTTTCCCTCCTGTAGGTATCATCTGCTGGACCACCAGGAGAAAATGGTGACTGAACCTTTggccacaatcaggacattcaaagggtttctctcctgttctTGTAGTCTATCACTACACACATAGAGACTGCAACATTCTCCACAATCTGGACATTCATAGGGCTTTTCTCCTATATGAGATATCTGGTATTTCACCAGTTCAGAACAGTaagtgaaacttttcccacactctggACACTTATGTAGCTTTACTCCTGTATATTCTTGTGTATCCATAGATCAGAATTccaactgaaactttttccacaatatgGACATTCGTATCATTTCTCTCATATGAGACCTCTGGTGGACCACCAAGTTTCACCTATGACAGAAACATTTccaacaatcaggacattcaaagggtgtctcctgtgtgagtcctctggtgttccaaCAGTTGAGAATTCTGATTGAAACTTTTCCCATGAACAGGatattcaaaaggtttctctcctttgtgagtcctctggtgtctaaccaaattggaattagaattgaaacctttcccacaatcaggacacttaaagggtttttctcctgtgtgaatcctctgatggttcaccaggcttgaaatctgactgaaacctttcccacaatcaggacattcaaatggtttctctcctgtgtgagtcctctgatgaaccaccaggcttgaaatctgactgaaacctttcccacagtcaggacattcaaaaggtttctctcctgtatgagtcctctggtgattcaGCAGGcttgaattgaaactgaaacttttcccacaatcaagacattcaaagggtttctctccagtgtgagtcctctggtgatccAACAGGTGGGAATTGCgattgaaactttttccacaatcaggacattcaaaaggtttatctcctgtgtgagtcctctggtgtctaacCAATTTGGAATtagaattgaaacatttcccacaatcaggacacttaaatggtttttctcctgtgtgagtcctctgatgaatcaccaggtttgaattgcgactgaaacctttcccacagtcaggacattcaaaaggtttctctcctgtgtgagtcctctgatgaacCACCAGGcttgaattgaaactgaaacctttcccacagtcaggacattcaaaaggtttctctcctgtgtgagttctttgatgtcttaccaggttggaattgaaacggaaacttttcccacaatcaacacattcaaagggtttctctccagtgtgagtcctctggtgatccAACAAGTGGGAATTTGTAatgaaacgtttcccacaatcaggacagttATATGATTTCTTTACTTTGTACATCCTCTAGTGTACCatcaggttggaattctgactgaaatttTGCCACAATCAGCTGTCTGCCCCTCTGATGCTTGAAATACGTGTGATCTTTTGTTGCACGGAGCTTTGATTCAAACTATTGTTTTCTTCCGCAGAGAGAAAGGCCTGCATTACTGTTTATAGACCTGCATTAGAGTCTACCTTTTGTGGCCCTCCAATTGTCTTTTTCCTACCCACTCACTtctagatatttctctctttttctcaatcGAAAAATATAATCTCCTTTGACTTTTTCATATAATCTATTGTCGAGTTCTGCACACAATACTTTTTCCAATTTGAAATCTCTTCTTGATCTTCTCCCCTTTGTCTCTCATCAGCTGGAGAATTGTGGGCTTTTCCGAAGGCTCAATTTGCTTTCAATTCCAAAGAGGCTGATTATTCTCAGCCCTCCAATGATTCAGCAGGCTTGAGTTAAATCTGAAAGTTTTCCCACATTGAGGACATTGCTTTCATTTTCAAAGTTGCTGGTTATTCTCAGTTGTCCCGAGTGCTCTTATTGGTATTCTCTTCATCTGTAAGATTGAAAACAAAAGTGTAAGTTTAAAACTGTTTCTTTagaaaatggttgcagaagatgTGAAAAAAGCGTACATTACAATCCAACATGCCACAATGCTGAAATAGCTTCTAATGTTAATTATGATTCATTTGATACACTGCAGATTTCTGAGATCCAAATTCTCCCAGTTCTGGAGACAAACCATTCTACTGAGTAATTGTTCAGACttcaaattcttggtttagacaacttacaactctatTGTCtacgttccgacttaattatagttcataaaatcatataccaaaatgtcctacctgttaacgactacttcaccttcaaccgcaagaacacacgagcacaaattcgatttaaactaaatgtcaaccactccaaacttgactgcaaaaaattcgacttcagcaacagagtaatcaacgcctgaaatgcactacctgattctgtggtttttactcctaaccccaaaacctttaaccttacactatctacaactgatctctcctcctttctaagaggtctgtaaggggcgtgcataagcgcaccactgtgcctaccttctcggtcctattgtctactttttatcgttacttatctaatgttttatatgtacaaattatcaccctataattgtttgacagacaaataaataaataaaataaataaaatacccacaggaagtttctcctcaattctaggTTGGATCCTTTTCTGATATGTCTTCTTGTCCTATTCTCAGGAGCTCTGAATAGGCTGCCATCCCCCACCCTTCGCTTTGTTCtggtgaaaagaaggattagaagtgacatcttccaatacttgaggacctgctacaaagaagagaagATTAAGAGATTACCTCCCAAAGCACCACAAGGCAAGACAATACCTAGTGGGTGGAAACCAGTGAAGGAGAGAAGCATTCTAGGAACAagaggaaatttcctgacagcgaccAGTGGAAGGGCTTGAATTCCCAAGCTATGGCTGCtgctcactggaggcttttaataataataataataataataataataataataataataataataataataataataataataataataataataataataataataataataataagatacttGGACGAAGATAccagacagccatttgtctgaaacgctCTGAATTCCCACGCtggaggagggggttggactacaggaCCGCCAAGCTCACATCCAACTGTGTTTTTCTATATtctagttgct
This genomic interval carries:
- the LOC139159938 gene encoding zinc finger protein 180-like; protein product: MKPFECPDCRKSFTANSHLLGHQRTHTGEKPFECPDCGKGFSFNSRLVVHQRTHTGEKPFECPDCGKGFSFNSSLVIHQRTHTGEKPFECPDCGKGFSQISSLVIHQRTHTGEKPFECPDCGKGFSFNSSLVIHQRTHTGEKPFECPDCGKGFSQISSLVIHQRTHTGEKPFECLDCGKGFSRNSSLVIHQRTHTGEKPFECPDCGKGFTANSHLLDHQRIHTGEKPFKCRDCGKCFNLNSNLIRHQRTHKGEKPFECPDCGKRFTQNSCLVNHQRTHTGEKPFECPDCGKGFSRNSNLVKHQRTHTGEKPFKCPDCGKGFNSNSNLVRHQRTHTGEKTFEYPVHGKSFNQNSQLLEH
- the LOC139159946 gene encoding zinc finger protein ZFP2-like; the protein is MYKVKKSYNCPDCGKRFITNSHLLDHQRTHTGEKPFECVDCGKSFRFNSNLVRHQRTHTGEKPFECPDCGKGFSFNSSLVVHQRTHTGEKPFECPDCGKGFSRNSNLVIHQRTHTGEKPFKCPDCGKCFNSNSKLVRHQRTHTGDKPFECPDCGKSFNRNSHLLDHQRTHTGEKPFECLDCGKSFSFNSSLLNHQRTHTGEKPFECPDCGKGFSQISSLVVHQRTHTGEKPFECPDCGKGFSQISSLVNHQRIHTGEKPFKCPDCGKGFNSNSNLVRHQRTHKGEKPFEYPVHGKSFNQNSQLLEHQRTHTGDTL